A single region of the Jaculus jaculus isolate mJacJac1 chromosome 15, mJacJac1.mat.Y.cur, whole genome shotgun sequence genome encodes:
- the Tubb4a gene encoding tubulin beta-4A chain: MREIVHLQAGQCGNQIGAKFWEVISDEHGIDPTGTYHGDSDLQLERINVYYNEATGGNYVPRAVLVDLEPGTMDSVRSGPFGQIFRPDNFVFGQSGAGNNWAKGHYTEGAELVDAVLDVVRKEAESCDCLQGFQLTHSLGGGTGSGMGTLLISKIREEFPDRIMNTFSVVPSPKVSDTVVEPYNATLSVHQLVENTDETYCIDNEALYDICFRTLKLTTPTYGDLNHLVSATMSGVTTCLRFPGQLNADLRKLAVNMVPFPRLHFFMPGFAPLTSRGSQQYRALTVPELTQQMFDAKNMMAACDPRHGRYLTVAAVFRGRMSMKEVDEQMLSVQSKNSSYFVEWIPNNVKTAVCDIPPRGLKMAATFIGNSTAIQELFKRISEQFTAMFRRKAFLHWYTGEGMDEMEFTEAESNMNDLVSEYQQYQDATAEEGEFEEEAEEEVA; the protein is encoded by the exons ATGCGGGAGATCGTACACCTGCAAGCTGGCCAATGCGGCAACCAGATCGGGGCCAAG TTCTGGGAGGTGATCAGTGATGAGCACGGCATTGACCCCACGGGGACGTACCATGGGGACAGCGACCTGCAGCTGGAGAGGATCAACGTGTACTACAACGAGGCCACAG GAGGAAACTATGTTCCCAGAGCCGTGCTGGTGGATCTAGAACCCGGCACCATGGACTCTGTCCGCTCCGGACCCTTTGGCCAGATCTTCAGACCAGACAACTTTGTGTTTG GTCAGTCGGGAGCCGGCAACAACTGGGCGAAGGGCCACTACACGGAGGGCGCGGAGCTGGTGGACGCGGTGCTGGACGTGGTGCGCAAGGAGGCCGAGAGCTGCGACTGcctgcagggcttccagctgaCGCACTCGCTGGGCGGCGGCACGGGCTCGGGCATGGGCACGCTGCTCATCAGCAAGATCCGCGAGGAGTTCCCGGACCGCATCATGAACACGTTCAGCGTGGTGCCGTCGCCCAAGGTCTCGGACACGGTGGTGGAGCCCTACAACGCCACGCTGTCCGTGCACCAGCTGGTGGAGAACACGGACGAGACGTACTGCATCGACAACGAGGCGCTCTACGACATCTGCTTCCGCACGCTCAAGCTGACCACGCCCACCTACGGCGACCTCAACCACCTGGTGTCGGCCACCATGAGCGGGGTGACCACCTGCCTGCGCTTCCCGGGCCAGCTCAACGCCGACCTGCGCAAGCTGGCCGTGAACATGGTGCCCTTCCCGCGCCTGCACTTCTTCATGCCCGGCTTCGCGCCGCTGACCAGCCGGGGCAGCCAGCAGTACCGGGCGCTGACCGTGCCCGAGCTCACGCAGCAGATGTTCGACGCCAAGAACATGATGGCCGCGTGCGACCCGCGCCACGGCCGCTACCTGACCGTGGCCGCCGTGTTCCGGGGCCGCATGTCCATGAAGGAGGTGGACGAGCAGATGCTCAGCGTGCAGAGCAAGAACAGCAGCTACTTCGTCGAGTGGATCCCCAACAACGTGAAGACGGCCGTGTGCGACATCCCGCCGCGGGGCCTGAAGATGGCCGCCACCTTCATCGGCAACAGCACGGCCATCCAGGAGCTGTTCAAGCGCATCTCCGAGCAGTTCACGGCCATGTTCCGGCGCAAGGCCTTCCTGCACTGGTACACGGGCGAGGGCATGGACGAGATGGAGTTCACCGAGGCCGAGAGCAACATGAACGACCTGGTGTCCGAGTACCAGCAGTACCAGGACGCCACCGCCGAGGAGGGCGAGTTcgaggaggaggcggaggaggaggtGGCCTAG